The Aethina tumida isolate Nest 87 chromosome 5, icAetTumi1.1, whole genome shotgun sequence genomic sequence CACTGTGTTCCCCATTCAAGATCTGTAATTCGTAATTGAATAAGAGATGTTGGTGAAATGAGGTTAGGAGGACTTATATAATAAACCGCGTGAGCGAGAAGAGCGGAAAACTTTAAGGAAAATACCCTGGGGAGGTCGTATTTGATTCAATACTTACGAATATGTGTGGCACCTTATTTTGTAGATTGTAAGTTAATTTTGGAATTCCATGCAAAACATTGATTTTCGAAtgtgcaaattttaattgccaactgataaaaaataacatcttTTTTGTAGTGTGGGTTGCCTAACGAAGACGCATGTTTCTGTTCAAATGATTGAACgccaaaatttgtattatttgttaaagtatgaactattttgtaattagtatattattatataataaataaattttaaatatataaatagtacgcaaaatttatttaatttacatgaatttattttttcatgttacttatcgatattttaatattttaaaaattgatttattataattctaaaaaatccaaattttgtaatttaattattacggtaattttaatgttttttaaaaggctttaaatatttaaatttatatatggaaaatttaataaattcatatatggaaaattaataagggtcgaaaaataaaacaacttattctattaatttaatgtttactgcacaaaatatattcatcgAACATGTTCAATGCTTACAACACTCGATTTACAGGTCATCTGTGTATGTTCAGACATTCTGACttcaaacaattataaaagagaggagattaaataataataataataataataataatgagaaCATTATTTTCTGTACAGTAAAATCAAATGTATAGTTAAAGATAGAATGGTGTGCCTATAACTGTTTGAAGTTTAAGCGCCATTATCCGGGGTTTTATTGACAAAAGATCTTTTTGTCGGTATTTTAATACTGCCAATCAGTATGCTCAGTATAAAAgtaacacatattttattaatcttcaATATACAgacctaattattttaatatataaaaaagtaaattagtaaaatttgtacatattGCACGATCCAATAATTagctaattataaattcactcTTCTTAGGAATGGTCTCTTTTGCAGAAGCAGGCCTTCAACATtcataattatacaaaaaaaaagatcAACATCTACGCTCCTGCTTGAACAAAAGAGGTAACAAAGGATGTAAAACTTAATATcggtatttaacaaaaatggtTTTTCGTATATGACTAAAAATCATCAGAATATTTACAGTATCATACATACATGAGATTTCATCTAAatcacttattttaaaattataaactctaCTTCTCACAATCTGTTaagtgtattaataaaatataaataaagaattattaaactacTCCTGGAATAAAAACAGTGAAGAaactaatacaaaaaatgtacacATAGTCTCAACCAATTCCTATGTTATATGAGTTATATTGGCGCTTCTTGCGCTTAGCTTATATTCCAGAAGTTTACCGAGTTATGTTCACCtcattttcaaatgttttcttGTTGCGTCAAACTCGAATTGATGATTTGCTTTGGAAAAAAGAACAACGAAATTTCAACATATAcacaaataacaatattacagTCCTTGTTTCTTatcatgtaattttatttataataatgaatccATGCAGTCGTCTTACACATTAAGGttctaagaattatttatttaaaacacacaaaagtTACGGTATCTGAAGAAATGGCAGTCCAACAATTTTGGCAGTGAcaatataattactatattaaaaagtttgtgcCAGACTCGCAGGAGACTTTAGgatcaaatttacatttagttTTAGCTCAGTCCAGCTAAAGAATGACGTTCATTGAACAATAAAGGTTTTAGTTTCTTACAAGTATGTGTTGTTAACTTTAACCAGACTGATCTGTTGGATGAACTACGCTTATTAACcatcttatattaaaatggaCTGAATTTAATTCTGGATTATTAGGTGTAACGTGGGGTTACTTAGATTTAGATTATTTCGACAATTTATACGTATTAGttggttaataattatagtttaaattttggtgTTTTCGAGGAAGTCTCCcagctttattttataatatataactgCATGGATTTACAACATCAAGTGACACTAGTGTAatagttacaataatattattggatGACAGAGACAGAGCCACATGTGGCAGTGAGTATGAACTTTTTCGTGGAGAAACGGACTTTTTCAACTGAATaccttaatataatatacataaatatgtttagaATTTTGAACATCTAACTAAAAACGAAGTACCGAGAATTTAACATAAAGCATAAACATGATGATGAACACCAAGAATCGAGTTCTCTGTACCCCTAATAAAGGAGTTCCATACAATTAAGAATAGAGTAGTACTCGACTCAAATTCACCCAtcactataattttatacaaaaatcgaaccagaaaattaaatttaagtgagaattttaattaaacaattaatattttatggcacaaaatttgaaaaattagttgAAAATGCCAGTTTCATCCAccgttttgttttcttttaaccGAAAGGAGTCAACCAATagctaaatataacaatttttcctGAAAATCTTTGTACGTCGTTGATTTGTACACTTGTATTACTTCATAACTTCACCAACAATCTGACCACCTTCGAAAGCAATCAGATGTATCAGCAAGCATCTAAactatgaaatataatatctgTTCTTTTTTTGCCCTGATAatcaagaataaaattagatatttctgAATTTACACAACAAATATTCTACAACGCGAAGGCCATTTTTATTGGGAAAAtcacatgttttattttgttgcgaGTTCCTTTTAACTTCCCGCACTATTCTATTTCAACAGTTACGACTCCTTATTTCGaccataaatatgttatttacaaacatttaaacatttttttctcaaCTATATTGCCTGGATTACCTGGATTAAAACAATTGAAGGTTGACTCctgagtaaaataatatgtatgttgtttttaataaggCAATAGATGGCGCGAAAATCCGCCAGCGTTCACTTGTTATGTTACTCATTGGGTGGTACTCACAATTAGTACTCACAGAACCATAGTCGTTATTTTTGTAGACTTTTAAGTCGGTTACGCTTCTCTATCCACATAACAAGTGAAAGTAATTCACGGATCgatatttgaacaaaaatactTCTGTCTCtttgtatttatatgaaaatatgtatatctACATCgatgaaaaatatgtatatgtatatatgcaTGTTTTTATCTACTAGCAGAATTCTAACGCAGAAACTATACAGTATAAAAATGAGTAGTAGACTAATCGCTACACATCAAAGGTTTCtcattttgtttaaacatcAATAGTTCGTAAAAGGCAGGATAGTCTTTCTTAGTGCGCGTGCcccattttagaataaatactTTATGGCATGGATCAGATaacaaaaaaagttaattacagTACTACAAAGAAATaacttaaaacaataaagtgCTAGTTTAATTAGGAGTATTATAaaacgtttataaaaaatgtctaatgaaatgtttgaaatgtaAGACGTCATGACTAAAAGTGAAgctgttattaaaaatgaggCACGCATTGGTTTGGACTATGGCCTGTTAGATGGCACTAGTCTACAAATAGCACTGATATTTGTCCATGCATGAATCACTTCACATTTCACTGCTAAAATGTTCATCTTTATCGGACGGCTAAaacatcttatttttttttacctaTATAATTTGAAGTAATTCTGCCCACGAAGACGATGGTATTATCTTACTAATTTATGTCCTTTccttctctctctctctctacAATATTTTTGGGGGATCTAAGCTTTCTCTATTTGGTGCATTGTCGagttttcttaattaagtGTAAACAATAGATTGAATAAAAAGGTTCCGTATTTTTCCATTTAAGAACTAAATTGCActtgaaatcattttttttcctGTTGACcagatcataaaaatttacctCATACGCAAAAATCGTTTCGAACATTTATTAATCAGGAAATCTCTCAtacttttaatcatttaagttagaaattttgtaaaattggtgctaaaaattgtaatgcctagcctaaaaaatttcaaaattcgtatatcctaaaatacaattaatatcattgaaaatttgagcaaaatttagaattttttattaattagtttaaacaataaatacaactAATCACATCTAATAATGCAAAATTTCGTTAAGTTTGCCAAATTCTCTTAAACCACTCCATCAaaaggttttataaaattacctaCACTGCAGTCAGACCCTGCAAACCCTATAATTGTTTCTTACGTAACATCGATAATAGTATATAACACGAAATAGTCAATAGGActgtaaaaaattgtcaaaataattttagattgcCTGATTAGTAAATGTTCTTCTGTTTTTTCCCCGTAAGTTGCAACTTGCCCTCAGTCTGTATGATCCGctttttgtcataaaatgaAGGCACCTCAAAGTTTTAAAAGTCAGTCCAATCTGTCCAGTCTTACCAATTTAAGTAAGCTAATTGCCAAGATAAAGTGTTTTACAAAAAGtttcatttttagtatttttaaaagtttcagttTATCAGATTCTCTATACAGGTTCTGTTTTCGCAGTTTTTACAAAATCTACTTAAATAGTTTGATTCACGAATCGGGGCGGTAGTCGCCGAGATATTTTGTGTGAATTTCCTCATTCTTTTGCCCGAAATCGACGCAATCtacataattcataaattaaatatattctattgAGGTTTAGCAATAAGTacatagtttaaatttaacacttaAGTGGTGCTATTCTTCAGTAAACTAAcggaaatatatttcaaagaaacatttcataaatatcaCTTCTAATCAGGTCTAGTAGTCGCCCACGAttggacaaaataaaaattacaaataatatacatttacaatggttttaaaatttgataatcacaataaataaattattttagataatatttcgattagtttaatgaatataatcaatacttaataattaactacgtgaaattttatatttataatacgaattcaattaatatagtgATTTACTTTAAACTAAACCTCTCACCCCATTAAAAAGGTGATGTCAATGGACAATTGGGTGCAAATATTGCATTTTCGCGACTCATTCACGCAATGTCGGGGAGAAGAACGAGAGAACCAGCActcacttaaaaaaattacctaaataaACCTACTCTCAGTAATAACATTGTTTTGTCTCTACAATAGATGCCGTCCAACATTCGCGTtagtacaaaaacaaaaaagattaaattttatatttaaattttcacagCCAACTTTCAGGTGGGACCGGATCCGCACGCGTGTCgctattaagtaaaaaagtcCTCCGCACCGACCACACCTTAATCCTATGTACAATCTCGTCTCCGTCCAGCTCGCAAATAAATAACCGGATGCGGCGTTCGGAGAGCTTGGTATCGCGCAGCGCACGTCCCACCGCATAGCAGCAGCGCATCGCTGGCACGCCTTCAGCGGATTTCCAGCGCTTGGCCAGCGGATCGCTTGCACGCCTCTACTATGTCTTCAGATCGACGTCCCATATCTCGGCGAGGAACGGAGGCAGCTTCTTGTTCTTCAGCTTCAGCGAGAAGCACATCTCGGAGTTTTGGTTGCCGAGGGTGCGCAGCTCAGTCAGCACGCTGAGCAGCTTGGCGAAAATCGTGCCCGGACGCGGTTTCCGCCGGTTATCGACGTAGGCGCGTAGCGCCTCGAGGTAGATCTCCTGGATCTTCTCCACCTTCCAGCCTTCTATCAATGACGGCCGTTCTGCAACAAAGTTTAGCCTTTACTCTCAGTTCTTTTAGGTTGTTATTGTTGGGTCTTACCTGAGAAGATGACGATGGCAGTCAGTAGCGCATATTCAGCGTTGTCGACCTTCATCGAGTACATGGTCCTGCAAAAGTGTAGCAGGTCTTCAATCGTCTCGCCCATACCGGCTAAATTGTAGCTGTCCCTTGAGTATGGTTGGTTATTGACGAACAATATGGAATCTGATTGGACATCATATCGTCTCGCCATTCTGAACATCATCACCTCACTCGAACAGGCCTGCAACAATACATGTAAACAATGCGTCTAATTCAAAGAGCTGTTTGGATTAATTAGTGGTAGTACTTACCTTCAAGAGAGCTATTTGATCCTCTCGTAGCAGTTTGTCGAACCCAGGTAACCTTTTCGCGAACTCCACGATTAGCTGTACAGTTAATATGGTAATTTCTGTTATATGTCTAAATCGAATATCACACTGGTCTTCACCCTCAATTGGTTGATTCtgtgtaaataaacaaaaacacattGTTAGGACTCGTTTGTTTTAGGGAAGACAGCTGGGGCACTTACAATAATTCGTTTTACATCATCCTCTGATGGATGTTCGTATtcgttttgaaaatatacaagTCGATGTATAAGTTCTTCTTGTTCCGGTGAAATCGGCTTCACACCGTTTGTGAGGGCTTTTTCCGAATCTGATAGCTGGAACACAAACTACCAATTAATGGCCACATTCGACAAATATTCAACATCACTTTCATTACCTCTGGTTCCATTTTGATGATGTCCGGCGATCCATTGGTGGTACTGTTCGGTTTGTCCTTCTCCTTCTGCGCCTTCTTCTCTTTCCGTTTGACTGCGCACTGGACCTCGGGCACCACACACTCGGGCCTCATGCCCACGCTCAAGCACTTCTTCAGTCTGCACTCCTGACACTTGCGACGCATGTACATGTCGATTTCGCAGTTGTTGCCGTATTTGCATTGGTACACCGCATTCTTTGTGATGCTCCGCCGGAAAAAAcctaaataacaaaacaaattatacattttttagtcTCACTTAATCCTtatgtcatttatttaatccaGTACATGTATGGTTTGGTGCTATTGATTATATCTGCATAGTGGGTAATCTACTATCTACTGTCATGGCAAAAATGCGGGCGAAAGATATAAATGGAGATAGTAATTGTGCATTAGATGCCCACCTTTGCAGCCCTCGCACGTGAGCGCGTTATAGTGGTACCCCGATGCCCTGTCCCCGCACACCAAACACAGTTCCTCTTGTTGCCTGGGCGTTGGGCCCTTCTTCTTTTTCGCATCACAACTGTCGGCGCTGTACCCGTTTATGCTGCTAGGTGATAGGTCTTCGCGacctgaaaacaaaaataagataCATTAATCTGTGAATTTTAAAGCACATAGAATGATAAGTCGTTACTTAGCACTTTGATAGAAGtaagtacataaaaatatctcaCAAATATCTAAACTCGTTTGTAGATAATTACTGATGACTCGACACATTAATGAAAATGAGAAAGGAGGTTCTTTCGTTTGTctggtcttttgaaattgtaaaggatctaaatgAATATGAAGAGGTAAATGTAATAAACCTGTCTATATGTCtgtaaataatgttataaaacaataatgctagtttttttaaggtaaaaatatattggaatGGGTGTTTTACTGTCTTTCACAAACAAATGTAGCCATTCAGGGTTTCATGccatttatataattgattgtttagaaacagaataatttatacaatgaaTAAACCTTAGTAGGAATTAATGTCAATAAGtggtaataaatgttaaaatgttcaGGAATTCTTTTCC encodes the following:
- the LOC109601268 gene encoding ecdysone receptor isoform X4, whose protein sequence is MKRRWSGLQAVRVAPEESSSEVSSSSTTLVMSPANSLASTDIGEVDLEFWDLDLNNQNHPRGLTIIQNAYGIPGQTIIGNHIAKSDTSSMSGREDLSPSSINGYSADSCDAKKKKGPTPRQQEELCLVCGDRASGYHYNALTCEGCKGFFRRSITKNAVYQCKYGNNCEIDMYMRRKCQECRLKKCLSVGMRPECVVPEVQCAVKRKEKKAQKEKDKPNSTTNGSPDIIKMEPEFVFQLSDSEKALTNGVKPISPEQEELIHRLVYFQNEYEHPSEDDVKRIINQPIEGEDQCDIRFRHITEITILTVQLIVEFAKRLPGFDKLLREDQIALLKACSSEVMMFRMARRYDVQSDSILFVNNQPYSRDSYNLAGMGETIEDLLHFCRTMYSMKVDNAEYALLTAIVIFSERPSLIEGWKVEKIQEIYLEALRAYVDNRRKPRPGTIFAKLLSVLTELRTLGNQNSEMCFSLKLKNKKLPPFLAEIWDVDLKT
- the LOC109601268 gene encoding ecdysone receptor isoform X5, whose product is MKRRWSGLQAVRVAPEESSSEVSSSSTTLVMSPANSLASTDIGEVDLEFWDLDLNNQNHPRGLTIIQNAYGIPGQTIIGNHIAKSDTSSMSGREDLSPSSINGYSADSCDAKKKKGPTPRQQEELCLVCGDRASGYHYNALTCEGCKGFFRRSITKNAVYQCKYGNNCEIDMYMRRKCQECRLKKCLSVGMRPECVVPEVQCAVKRKEKKAQKEKDKPNSTTNGSPDIIKMEPELSDSEKALTNGVKPISPEQEELIHRLVYFQNEYEHPSEDDVKRIINQPIEGEDQCDIRFRHITEITILTVQLIVEFAKRLPGFDKLLREDQIALLKACSSEVMMFRMARRYDVQSDSILFVNNQPYSRDSYNLAGMGETIEDLLHFCRTMYSMKVDNAEYALLTAIVIFSERPSLIEGWKVEKIQEIYLEALRAYVDNRRKPRPGTIFAKLLSVLTELRTLGNQNSEMCFSLKLKNKKLPPFLAEIWDVDLKT
- the LOC109601268 gene encoding ecdysone receptor isoform X2; amino-acid sequence: MTAAATTTHHAPPPTNMDLKHEMMYRDDDVLLVKSEAPPLQTSNGLATILAGATTPSNGLVTTLAAVGNGIQSNGLVSGQFGGLGNGSASGSGNGTAAKRQRTDEWMGSPSPRTISAIAPPLTPSPGPPGHQLPFTVISNGYSSPMSSGSYDPCSPNDKSGKHPQHDSDYHNVYFDTSREDLSPSSINGYSADSCDAKKKKGPTPRQQEELCLVCGDRASGYHYNALTCEGCKGFFRRSITKNAVYQCKYGNNCEIDMYMRRKCQECRLKKCLSVGMRPECVVPEVQCAVKRKEKKAQKEKDKPNSTTNGSPDIIKMEPELSDSEKALTNGVKPISPEQEELIHRLVYFQNEYEHPSEDDVKRIINQPIEGEDQCDIRFRHITEITILTVQLIVEFAKRLPGFDKLLREDQIALLKACSSEVMMFRMARRYDVQSDSILFVNNQPYSRDSYNLAGMGETIEDLLHFCRTMYSMKVDNAEYALLTAIVIFSERPSLIEGWKVEKIQEIYLEALRAYVDNRRKPRPGTIFAKLLSVLTELRTLGNQNSEMCFSLKLKNKKLPPFLAEIWDVDLKT
- the LOC109601268 gene encoding ecdysone receptor isoform X1; translated protein: MTAAATTTHHAPPPTNMDLKHEMMYRDDDVLLVKSEAPPLQTSNGLATILAGATTPSNGLVTTLAAVGNGIQSNGLVSGQFGGLGNGSASGSGNGTAAKRQRTDEWMGSPSPRTISAIAPPLTPSPGPPGHQLPFTVISNGYSSPMSSGSYDPCSPNDKSGKHPQHDSDYHNVYFDTSREDLSPSSINGYSADSCDAKKKKGPTPRQQEELCLVCGDRASGYHYNALTCEGCKGFFRRSITKNAVYQCKYGNNCEIDMYMRRKCQECRLKKCLSVGMRPECVVPEVQCAVKRKEKKAQKEKDKPNSTTNGSPDIIKMEPEFVFQLSDSEKALTNGVKPISPEQEELIHRLVYFQNEYEHPSEDDVKRIINQPIEGEDQCDIRFRHITEITILTVQLIVEFAKRLPGFDKLLREDQIALLKACSSEVMMFRMARRYDVQSDSILFVNNQPYSRDSYNLAGMGETIEDLLHFCRTMYSMKVDNAEYALLTAIVIFSERPSLIEGWKVEKIQEIYLEALRAYVDNRRKPRPGTIFAKLLSVLTELRTLGNQNSEMCFSLKLKNKKLPPFLAEIWDVDLKT
- the LOC109601268 gene encoding ecdysone receptor isoform X3; amino-acid sequence: MTAAATTTHHAPPPTNMDLKHEMMYRDDDVLLVKSEAPPLQTSNGLATILAGATTPSNGLVTTLAAVGNGIQSNGLVSGQFGGLGNGSASGSGNGTAAKRQRTDEWMGSPSPRTISAIAPPLTPSPGPPGHQLPFTVISNGYSSPMSSGSYDPCSPNDKSGREDLSPSSINGYSADSCDAKKKKGPTPRQQEELCLVCGDRASGYHYNALTCEGCKGFFRRSITKNAVYQCKYGNNCEIDMYMRRKCQECRLKKCLSVGMRPECVVPEVQCAVKRKEKKAQKEKDKPNSTTNGSPDIIKMEPELSDSEKALTNGVKPISPEQEELIHRLVYFQNEYEHPSEDDVKRIINQPIEGEDQCDIRFRHITEITILTVQLIVEFAKRLPGFDKLLREDQIALLKACSSEVMMFRMARRYDVQSDSILFVNNQPYSRDSYNLAGMGETIEDLLHFCRTMYSMKVDNAEYALLTAIVIFSERPSLIEGWKVEKIQEIYLEALRAYVDNRRKPRPGTIFAKLLSVLTELRTLGNQNSEMCFSLKLKNKKLPPFLAEIWDVDLKT